A genome region from Panthera leo isolate Ple1 chromosome A2, P.leo_Ple1_pat1.1, whole genome shotgun sequence includes the following:
- the WDR86 gene encoding WD repeat-containing protein 86, whose translation MPGRPSLAGRCLRGSRRAGGMGGGGSALRVCADHRGGINWLSLSPDGRRLLTGSEDGTARLWSTADGQCCALLQGHESYVTFCHLEDEAAFTCSADCTIRKWDVRTGQCLQVFRGHTSIVNRILVADNQLFSGSYDRTARAWSVDKGQVSQEFRGHRNCVLTLAYSAPWDLPGAPCAEEAGGLLVTGSTDGTARVWQVAGGGCWQTLRGHTGAVLCLVLDTPSHTAFTGSTDATIRAWDILSGEQLRVFREHQGPVICLELVNRHVYSGSADRTVKCWLADTGERVRTFAAHGHSVSALKYHAGTLFTGSGDARARAFDAESGALQRVFRGHAFVINCIQVHGQVLYTASHDGALRLWDVRGLPCAPPPRPAAPARGRSRLFSNKVGCAAAPLQPA comes from the exons ATGCCGGGGCGCCCCTCCCTAGCGGGGCGCTGCCTCCGGGGCTCCCGGCGGGCCGGcggcatggggggcggggggtcggCCCTGAGGGTCTGCGCCGACCACCGCGGGGGCATCAACTGGCTCAGCCTGAGCCCGGACGGGCGGCGCCTGCTGACGGGCAGCGAGGACGGCACGGCCCGGCTCTGGAGCACCGCGGACGGCCAGTGCTGCGCCCTCCTGCAAG GCCACGAGAGCTACGTGACCTTCTGCCACCTGGAGGACGAGGCCGCCTTCACGTGCAGCGCTGACTGTACCATCCGGAAGTGGGACGTGCGGACCGGGCAGTGCCTGCAGGTGTTCCGGGGACACACGTCCATCGTGAACAG gaTCCTGGTGGCCGACAACCAGCTGTTCAGTGGCTCCTACGACCGGACGGCTCGAGCCTGGAGCGTGGACAAGGGGCAGGTGTCCCAGGAGTTCCGGGGCCACCGCAACTGCGTGCTGACCCTCGCCTACTCCGCCCCCTGGGACCTGCCCGGGGCCCCCTGCGCCGAGGAGGCCGGGGGGCTGCTGGTGACGGGCAGCACGGACGGCACGGCCAGGGTGTGGCAGGTGGCCGGCGGCGGCTGCTGGCAGACGCTGCGGGGCCACACGGGCGCCGTGCTCTGCCTTGTGCTGGACACGCCCAGTCACACGGCCTTCACCGGCAGCACCGACGCCACCATCCGCGCCTGGGACATCCTGAGCGGGGAACAGCTGCGGGTGTTCAGGGAGCACCAGGGCCCCGTCATCTGTCTGGAG ctcgtGAACCGGCACGTGTACTCGGGCAGCGCGGACAGGACGGTCAAGTGCTGGCTGGCAGACACGGGGGAGCGCGTGCGCACGTTTGCAGCCCACGGACACAGCGTGAGCGCCCTCAAATACCACGCGGGCACCT TGTTCACGGGCAGCGGGGACGCTCGCGCGCGCGCCTTCGACGCCGAGTCTGGAGCGCTGCAGAGGGTGTTCCGCGGTCACGCCTTCGTCATCAACTGCATCCAG GTGCACGGCCAGGTGCTCTACACGGCCTCGCACGACGGCGCGCTGCGCCTCTGGGACGTGCGCGGCCTCCCGtgcgcgccgccgccgcgccccgccgcccccgcgcGCGGCCGCTCCCGCCTCTTCAGCAACAAGGTGGGCTGCGCCGCCGCGCCCCTGCAGCCGGCCTGA
- the NUB1 gene encoding NEDD8 ultimate buster 1, whose amino-acid sequence MKTNGGRRRIRALGGSRRARWWRRMAQKKYLQAKLTQFLREDRIQLWKPPYTDENKEVGLALKDLAKKYSDKLDCCENEVEKIIEEIRCKAIERGTGNENYKTTGIATIEIFLPPRLRKDRKNLLETRLHISGRELRSKIAETFGFQENYIKIVINKKQLQLGKTLEEQGVTHNVKAMVLELKQSEEDVRKNFQVEEEEQNEAELKEKRIQRTKRGLEILAERAEMVVDPETTPYLDIANQTGRSIRIPPSERKALMLAMGYHEKGRAFLKRKEYGIALPCLLDADKYFCECCRELLDTVDNYAVLQLDIVWCYFRLEQLECLDDAEKKLNLAQKCFKNCYGENHQRLVHIKGNCGKEKVLFLRLYLLQGIRNYHSGNGEEAREYLNKARQLFKELYIDPSKVHNLLQLGFTAQEARLGLRACDGNVDHAAAHITNRREELAQIRKEEKEKKRRRLENINSLKGMGYSTHAAKQALHQASGNLDEALKILLSNPQMWWLNDSDPDTNNHQESPSQENIDQLVYMGFDAAAADAALRVFRGNVQLAAQTLAHNGGSLPPDVHLSLEGCSSTPSTSPSDSAGASSASTDEDMETEAVNEILEDIPEHEEDYLDSTLEDEEIIIAEYLSYVENIKSATKTE is encoded by the exons CAGTTTTTAAGGGAAGACCGAATTCAACTTTGGAAACCTCCGTatacagatgaaaataaagaagttggCTTGGCATtgaag GACCTTGCCAAGAAGTACTCTGACAAGCTAGATTGCTGTGAAAATGAAGTGGAAAAGATAATAGAAGAAATACGTTGCAAAGCAATTGAGCGTGGCAcgggaaatgaaaattataaaacaacagGAATTGCGACAATTGAGATATTTTTACCTCCCCGACTAAGAAAA GATAGGAAAAACCTGTTGGAGACCCGATTGCACATCAGTGGCAGAGAACTGAGGTCAAA AATAGCTGAAACCTTCGGATTTCAAGAAAATTACATCAAAATTGTCATCAACAAGAAACAGCTTCAACTAG GGAAAACTCTTGAAGAACAAGGAGTGACGCACAACGTGAAAGCAATGGTGCTTGAACTGAAACAGTCTGAAGAGGATGTGAGGAAAAACTTCCAGGTTGAAGAAGAAGAGCAAAATGAAGccgaactaaaagaaaaaagaatccagagGACCAAGAGAGGCCTGGAGATCTTGGCGGAGAGAG CTGAGATGGTGGTGGATCCAGAAACCACGCCGTACTTAGACATAGCTAACCAGACGGGCAGATCCATCAGAATCCCCCCTTCAGAGAGAAAA GCCCTTATGTTAGCTATGGGATATCATGAGAAGGGCAGAGCtttcctgaaaagaaaagaatatggaatAGCCTTGCCATGTCTGTTGGATGCTGACAAATATTTCTG tgagtGCTGCAGGGAGCTGTTGGATACGGTAGATAACTATGCGGTGCTCCAGCTGGACATAGTGTGGTGTTACTTCCGCTTGGAACAACTGGAATGCCTTGACGACgcagaaaaaaaactaaacttgGCTCAGAAATGCTTCAAAAATTGTTACGGAGAAAACCATCAGAGGCTGGTCCACATAAAA GGGAACTGTGGGAAAGAGAAGGTGCTGTTTTTAAGACTTTACTTGCTTCAAGGTATCCGAAATTATCACAGTGGAAACGGTGAAGAGGCTCGTGAGTATCTCAACAAG GCACGTCAACTCTTTAAAGAGCTATATATTGATCCATCAAAAGTTCACAATTTGTTGCAGTTGGGATTTACTGCCCAGGAGGCCCGGCTTGGCCTGAGGGCATGTGACGGGAACGTGGACCACGCGGCTGCCCACATTACCAACCGCAGAGAG GAATTGGCCCaaataaggaaagaggaaaaagagaagaaaagacgcCGGCTGGAGAACATAAACTCTTTGAAAGGAATGGGCTACTCTACTCACGCggccaagcaggccctgcatcaggccagCGGGAACCTGGATGAAGCCCTGAAG ATTCTTCTCAGCAATCCTCAGATGTGGTGGTTGAATGATTCAGATCCCGACACCAACAACCATCAAGAAAGTCCTTCCCAGGAAAACATCGACCAA CTGGTGTACATGGGCTTTGACGCGGCAGCAGCCGACGCTGCCTTGAGAGTGTTCAGGGGGAACGTCCAGCTGGCAGCTCAGACCCTTGCCCACAACGGAGGAAGCCTTCCTCCTGACGTGCATCTCTCGCTGGAAGGCTGTTCGTCGACACCATCCACGTCCCCTTCCGACTCCGCAG GTGCCTCTAGTGCCTCAACAGATGAAGATATGGAGACAGAAGCTGTCAATGAAATATTGGAAGATATTCCAGAACATGAAGAAGATTATCTTGACTCGACGCTGGAAGATGAAGAAATTATTATCGCAGAGTACTTATCCtatgtagaaaatataaagtCAGCAACAAAAACGGAATAA